Genomic segment of Candidatus Chlorohelix allophototropha:
TGAACATCTTGTTAGCATTCAGGAGCGAGGTGGAAAATCATATGGATAATCCAGTCTCACCAACGCCGAATGTATCCAGCTTTCCTCATGTTCATTGGCAACATGGAGCCAGTACACACTACCCATCAATTCGGGACCGACCACATAACCATCGAATTGAAATCTATTACCTCGTTGAGCAGTTCGTAATACCGTGCCTTGCTCCATAGAAGGCGATTTGCGTATATTTGCCAGATCAACATTAATTATGCCGCTTCCAATAGCTGCCCTGATAAAATTATCTGTAGATTCTTTATATGAAACGGGCTTATTGGCAAATAACTCATCCTGAAAAAAAGACTCAAACTCTTTTTCAACGTCAAAATTAGGCAACACAGGCGGTGGGGGGGGTAATTCTCCGGGATGCGTGAGAGCGTGGTTAAAAAACAAGGCGCGATCATCATCACCGATCATTGACGGAATATCGCTAGAGGGGGCTATCTCATAGTCACTAGGTTCAAACGCAATTTCGATGTCCTCATCTTGTTGCAAATCTTGAGAGTAATCTTCAAAAGTGAAAGGCTTCAAAGGCTCTTCAGAGGCATCTGTCGCTAGTTGTGCTGTTTCATGTAAATCTATTTCTGGTTTTAAATCTAAAGCCTCACTAGAGGAGCTTGGCTCGGACGCTTTGAATACTGACTCACCTACAAATAAATCAGCGACCCCAAAGCTGTGCTCTGAAGGAATCGAGGTCGGGATATCATCCAGCCAAAGTGAAAGCGGTTTTACTTGAGGCTCAATATCAATTTCTACATTATTATGATTAACATTAACGAGAGCTTGTAATAGACGCGCCCATGGAAAGCCCGCTCCGGGGTCGGCAGCCCGCTCTCGCCTGTCTAATTGAGAATGACCAATAATATGCTTCTCATTGGCAGGTATATTCCACTGAGGCAATAATTGGCGGTGCAATTCTACCGCCGCTTCATATTGTTCCTCAGTCAGTGCTTCCCCGCTGTAACCCTCATATTCAATCGAAATAGTTATCGCATTAAGATTTACGCCATCCCTTAATGCGTCAGTAACCCAATCAAGGGTAGTATCATGATCTTGCACTATCCCATTCGCCCAAGCAGTATCCTCAACTGCCACAAATTGCCAGATACGCCCATCCCGCCCTACTCCATAGTGTGCCGAAACCGGGTAATTACCCAACTCGCCGTTAAAATACCGGAACGTATCCTCCAATGTACCATGCATTGTATGCTCAACTATAGCTACCGGGTGATGTTGTCCTCGCCCCTTCCAGAAATTTTTTACCGGGTGTAGCTCAATGGAAATAGCATTTGTTTGCATACTCTCACCTTCATTAGCGAATTCTAGATAGCTTTATGGATTTGTTATGAATATTGCGATTTTTTGGTGTAGCTTTCTATAAAAGATTATAGCTTAAATTTCCAAAGTTATCATAAATCTTAGCTATAAGCCTGTTTTTCGGCAAACAGCTTTTGCTAAATCAAGGACGCGGACAGCTATTGACCGATTGAAATTTGCTGCCTAGCGACAGAACCTCATACCCAAATTCGTTCCAATCCTTAGTAGAATTTACAAACTTAATAGTTATGTTAAGTTTGTCCTTGCCTCTGGTCAAATAAGAAGGTAGCAGGAACTCACTATCGCGCCATTCACCACCCTTGATAGTCAACCGCTCTTGCCACAAACCCGCTGAAATCCCGTTTACCACTACCTCTGCCGCTTGATTTCCGGTTCCCACATCTGTATGTCGTCTCAATAGAATTGCCTTTGCTTCCGGCTTAACTTTTACGTTAAAAGAACTCTGCCCAGTAAAGCCAACTCCATCAAAAGTTCGTAAAGTAACCCTTTGATCGCCCGGATAGGGCAAAGTGCGTGAGCCTAAAAAAGTACGCCCTTGCACCTTATAATCGTGCGCCTTTTCATCTGCGCTGTTTCCAATAGTTAGCGTATCTGTAATAGCAGAAGGAGAATCGGTTACGCCATACCAGAAAGCAACTGCTCGGCGGTCGGTAGCAGCAATATCATTTACCGGCCCGATTTCAAATCCCGCATTAAGACTATTTTGAAAATTAAGAGCATCTGGAATGAGCCAGCGATACCAACTCATATCACGGTCAGGCTCGCCATTATTGTTTAGGCTGTTGGTAGTGGTGCCGGATAGTGGCGAAACCCAGAAGGAGTTTGGTTCATACGCCATATTGAAAAAATCTTCTGTGCCTGTTCCGTTAATTTGAGGAGAACGACTACCATCAATATAAAATCTCTCGTCTCCTTCCCACCAACTATCCTTATCACCTGTCAGGGCTGTGCTCATGACTACCCCTACCAATTGCCCGCGACCTTTGATACTCAATAATTGCCAATCGGTGCCAAGTGTAGTTTTAGGAGTATTGCGATAAGTGGCACGGAAAGTACCGCTTGTATTCTTCTGGTAAATATTAGTACCGGAACTTACCTCAAAATCAACTAGTAGTGGGTTAGCGGTTGAATTTACCAGTTGTATAGTGGCATTTTTCCAGTAGGGCATGGGGAAATAATTA
This window contains:
- a CDS encoding N-acetylmuramoyl-L-alanine amidase; the protein is MQTNAISIELHPVKNFWKGRGQHHPVAIVEHTMHGTLEDTFRYFNGELGNYPVSAHYGVGRDGRIWQFVAVEDTAWANGIVQDHDTTLDWVTDALRDGVNLNAITISIEYEGYSGEALTEEQYEAAVELHRQLLPQWNIPANEKHIIGHSQLDRRERAADPGAGFPWARLLQALVNVNHNNVEIDIEPQVKPLSLWLDDIPTSIPSEHSFGVADLFVGESVFKASEPSSSSEALDLKPEIDLHETAQLATDASEEPLKPFTFEDYSQDLQQDEDIEIAFEPSDYEIAPSSDIPSMIGDDDRALFFNHALTHPGELPPPPPVLPNFDVEKEFESFFQDELFANKPVSYKESTDNFIRAAIGSGIINVDLANIRKSPSMEQGTVLRTAQRGNRFQFDGYVVGPELMGSVYWLHVANEHEESWIHSALVRLDYPYDFPPRS
- a CDS encoding glycoside hydrolase family 172 protein; the encoded protein is MLNFMVAVILMFQLILPPLLPPEQKSTDICVEPTLLQLTNSIAGLLKGDGSRGVAALTDFEALPTFQEDSTVKEISSVDPTGGNVDAFNFLDRDPNGEYVILDEQGPGYIYNSWMTSLPGGGLPGGNIRFYFDGSSKPLIDIPVASFFDGTTAPFSEPLSFTAAVGNANGCVRCKSTYFNSYPIGFLKSAKVTLQNVPGYYHFYVKKYASNLGVSTYNGKENLSEVRRIWGNSGSDPKELKAQRTVSAQKKLLNDGKPVALFSDLSPGSISAIALRPDRIDADVLLNLKIQIFWDDEPTPSVEVPVGFFFGGGMSLRPFSSLMAGMPEKGLWYNYFPMPYWKNATIQLVNSTANPLLVDFEVSSGTNIYQKNTSGTFRATYRNTPKTTLGTDWQLLSIKGRGQLVGVVMSTALTGDKDSWWEGDERFYIDGSRSPQINGTGTEDFFNMAYEPNSFWVSPLSGTTTNSLNNNGEPDRDMSWYRWLIPDALNFQNSLNAGFEIGPVNDIAATDRRAVAFWYGVTDSPSAITDTLTIGNSADEKAHDYKVQGRTFLGSRTLPYPGDQRVTLRTFDGVGFTGQSSFNVKVKPEAKAILLRRHTDVGTGNQAAEVVVNGISAGLWQERLTIKGGEWRDSEFLLPSYLTRGKDKLNITIKFVNSTKDWNEFGYEVLSLGSKFQSVNSCPRP